The sequence TTCTTTTTCAGCATTAATTGATAACAACTGTTTTTGAAAATTGCTCCTTTCACTTTCAAATTGTTCCTTTTGCAACTGCAGCTGATTTGCGTTTGCATTTAATTTTTCCTCCAAACTTACTTTTTCAGTTTGCGATTTGGCCGTCATCAACTGTTTTCCTAAGTAAATACCTAAAAACAATGCGATAATAAAAGCCAGTAGAATTGGGAGAAAGTCAAACATAACTAAGTTTTTTTTAAGTAAAAGTACGCAATAATACGTAGTTCTGATTTTTTAAAATTAAAATTTCACTAATTCGTGCGCATTCTAAATTAAACAAACATTTCAAAAAAATTGAAGAAAAAAATATTTTCGACGCAACCATTTTAAACCTCAACCATCTACAATAATATAACCTATTAAAATAATATAATGAAAAAATTAATGTTGAGCTTGTTTATAGCTTTTGGATTGAGCGGATGTTCGCTTGGAAATGATGATATAAATATGGATTGTGGCACAAATACAGACGTACCGTTTGCAGGTTATCCGCTTTTATGCAACTACGCAGTTAAAACATTGCCTAATAATCCTGTTGCTGCTGTGGTGACAAGCGAGGAACAAATGACAACTCTTTTTACAAAACACGAAAATACTTGTCCAGTAGCTACAGATCCTACTATTGATTTCAGTAAAAACATGTTAATTGGTATTTTTGCAGGTGTCAAAGCAACAAGTGGCTATTCTATAAAAATGACATCGGTAGTTCAAAACAACTGCGAAATTGTAATCAATTATTTTGAAAGTGGCCCTCAATCAGGCGAAACAACATCTTCAACTCCAACCTATCCTTCGGATTTTATTTTGATTCCGAAATCATCTAAAACAATCATTTTCAATAAAACTAATGAAAGTCCAGACAATATTATTATTGGAAGTTATTATGGCGAATGTACAGGATCTGACTGTCAAAACTTCTTTCAATTAAATGATTTCAACATTTTGAAATTAGTTAGCACTGCTCCAGGAAATTTCAATTTTGAGCAGTCTGCTTATTTTGCGAAAACAAAAAGAAATGAATATACCACTTTCGGAAAATTAATCCCAGCAGAAATTTATGCCTTAAAAGGACAAACTAAAACGTACGGCTCTCCAGACGCTGCAGATCAAGGTGGTATTTTCTTCCAATTAAAACAAGGCGCTTCAACAACTAAAATCTTTATCGACAACAACGATACGCCAGATCAAAGCGAAGATATTAAGACTTTCAAAAAAGCGATTAAAGATAAAATCACAAGTTTAAAATAATCTGATCATGAAGAAACATTTTTTATTTCTTATTGTCTTTGGACTTTTTTCCAATGCGTATTCGATTGATGCTTCAAAAATAAATTCGGAATCAATTGTAAATACTTGGATTTGGGAAAAATCTGTCGGAGGCGCGAGCAATCCATATACCGCGACACCAAAAACAGCTGGTTTTACCAAAAAAGTAATCTTTACCTCAAACGGAAGAGTTATTACTTATAAAAATGATATAGAAATCAGAAACAGCAGTTATGAAATAGGAAAAGGAATTGGTTTTTCTGATCATCTAGAACATGACCTAATTACCTTTGAAGGTAAAACCTACGTCATAGAAAACCTTGACAATCAAAACCTAACCATTGTAAGCAACAATCAAGATGCGGCGCGAAGCATCTTTAAAAGATAGTTTTTTAAGTTTTTTAAAACTATTTTTGCCAAACCAAACAATACCAATTTTTTGAAAGACGATTTAGAAAAATACATCAAGCAGTGCATGCAGAATAACCGAGAAGGACAGCTGAAAATTTATCAGCTGTTTTCTCCGGTTTTATATGGTATTTGCTTAAAGTATATGAAAAATGAAGATGACGCAAAAGATGTTTTCCAGGAAGCATTTGTGATCGTTTTTCAGAAAATAAGCCAATATAAATTTGAAGGAAGTTTTGAAGGATGGATGAAGCGAATTTTCATCAACAAGCTTATCGAAACTTTAAACAAGAAGAAAAAGGAAAGTTTCTTTTTAGATGTTTTTGATCCTGATACTGATTTTATTGAAGAAGAAGAATTAGAAACGATTCCGATAGAGAAAGAAAAATTATTAGAATACATACGGGATTTGCCCGATCAATACCGGACGGTTTTCAACTTATATGTTTTTGAACACATGAAACATAAAGAAATAGCCGAATTATTGAAGATTTCAGAAGGAACATCAAAATCAAATTTAAATCGAGCCAAGGGCATTTTGCAAAAGAGGATTTTGAGCATAAAAAATTTTAAGATAGCATGAAAAAGCAGAAAATAGAAGATATTTTTTCATCAATGGAAGACTTTTCGAGTGTTCCGCCACCAGAACTTTGGGCTGGTATTGAGGAAAAACTAGATAAACCTAAAAAGAAAAAGCGAGCGATTCTTTGGTGGTCAGCGGCAGCATGCTTGTTATTATGCTTATCGCTTCCTATGGTTTTGTCTAATTCTGGTAATAAAATTGATACCGGCAACGCGGTAGAAAAAAACAATGTAGTTCTTGACGAAAATAAAAATAACAAAAACCATAAAAACGCAACTTCAAAAGAAAATCAAAATTCTGAAACAAATACAAACAGAATCATAAATCCAGATTCTGAAAACATTTCAAATTCTGCTTCTAATTCAGATGCAAATTCTGTTGAAAAAAATGCGGTTGCAAATGTTGATTCTAAAACAGAAAACAGTTCAAAATCAGGAGTTTCAAAATCAAACGTAATAAATAATTCAACCCAAATTGTTGCAGAAGAAACTGCAAAAAATGAAAAGAAAAATCAATTTTCTGTTTCTGGAAATCAAAAACAAAGTCAGGCAGTTGCCGTTAAAAATTATGATTCTGGAACACAGAATGCTTTTAATCCATCTGATAAAAATCAATTCTCTGCTTCTGGAAATCAAAAATCAAATCAAGCTGTTGCCGTTAAAAATTATGATTCTGGAAAACAGAATTCTTTTAATTCATCAAATAAAAATCAGTTTTCTGCTTCTGGAAATCAAAATCTGAATGCCGAAAAGAAAAATTCAAACCAAGCTTTAGCCGAAAAAAATTATTCGGCACAAAAACAGAATGCTTTCAATACTGCAAACAAGAATCAATTTTCTGAAAATGAAAAAAGAAATCTTGACAAAGTCTTGGCAGAAAAAACATTTACAGGCAAAAACGCGAATTCATTTACTACAAATTCAAAAAATCAGCTTCCAAATTCTGTCTTTGAAAACAATGTGAATTCAAACAAAAACAATGTTGCTTTTAATTCGGTAAAAACAACTGAAAGTAATAAACAAAATAGTGTTTCGGCAAATAAAACTGAAACGATTATCAAGGATCAAAAATCAGAAAAAGCAATTGCTACCAATACACAAAAAAGCAATTCAAAATTCAATGATGCTTTAAGCAAAAAAGATTCTGTACAATTGGCAGAACTTCAAAATCTAGAAAAAGGAATTATAACGCCTGAAGTAAAAAACGAAAAAAAGAAAGATCCAAAAACGACAAATGCAGAAAAATGGGCACTTGAAGTTTTTGCAGGAGTTGCGAATTCAGAAAATTATAAAAACGACAAAACACTAGGCAATGTCAACGATTCAAAACAAAGCAATAGTTTTGGGGTAAAAACAAAATATAAGCTCAACAAAAAATGGGCTGTGGGTTCAGGGTTTAAAATAAATGAATTAGGACAAAGTGTTGCAAATGTTTCTTATATTAGCACGAAAAATAATGCATTTTTAGGAACCAGTGATTATTTTATACAAAACGCTACAGTTC comes from Flavobacterium sp. KACC 22761 and encodes:
- a CDS encoding sigma-70 family RNA polymerase sigma factor, with the protein product MKDDLEKYIKQCMQNNREGQLKIYQLFSPVLYGICLKYMKNEDDAKDVFQEAFVIVFQKISQYKFEGSFEGWMKRIFINKLIETLNKKKKESFFLDVFDPDTDFIEEEELETIPIEKEKLLEYIRDLPDQYRTVFNLYVFEHMKHKEIAELLKISEGTSKSNLNRAKGILQKRILSIKNFKIA
- a CDS encoding protease complex subunit PrcB family protein, which encodes MKKLMLSLFIAFGLSGCSLGNDDINMDCGTNTDVPFAGYPLLCNYAVKTLPNNPVAAVVTSEEQMTTLFTKHENTCPVATDPTIDFSKNMLIGIFAGVKATSGYSIKMTSVVQNNCEIVINYFESGPQSGETTSSTPTYPSDFILIPKSSKTIIFNKTNESPDNIIIGSYYGECTGSDCQNFFQLNDFNILKLVSTAPGNFNFEQSAYFAKTKRNEYTTFGKLIPAEIYALKGQTKTYGSPDAADQGGIFFQLKQGASTTKIFIDNNDTPDQSEDIKTFKKAIKDKITSLK